In one Thermaerobacter sp. PB12/4term genomic region, the following are encoded:
- the lepB gene encoding signal peptidase I: MELLQTLALSLLLALVIRTFVAESFVVQGHSMEPTLHHGERVLVLKLGARWRQPRPGEIVVFRPLQQPGGEYIKRVVAGPGSTVAMEDGRVIRDGTVIDEPYVVYGDRSDLPPVEVPPGTVFVLGDNRPSSYDSRSFGPVPLDRLDGRAVLVFWPLWRVRWLH; this comes from the coding sequence ATGGAACTCCTGCAAACGCTGGCCCTGTCCCTGCTGCTGGCCCTGGTGATCCGCACCTTCGTGGCCGAATCCTTCGTGGTGCAGGGCCACTCCATGGAGCCCACCCTCCACCACGGCGAACGGGTCCTGGTCCTGAAGCTGGGCGCCCGCTGGCGGCAGCCCCGCCCGGGGGAAATCGTGGTGTTCCGCCCCCTCCAGCAGCCGGGCGGCGAGTACATCAAGCGCGTGGTGGCCGGCCCCGGTTCCACGGTGGCCATGGAGGACGGCCGGGTGATCCGCGACGGCACCGTCATCGACGAGCCGTACGTGGTGTACGGTGACCGCTCGGACCTGCCCCCGGTGGAAGTACCACCGGGAACGGTGTTCGTCCTGGGGGACAACCGGCCGAGCAGCTATGACAGCCGCTCCTTCGGGCCGGTACCCCTAGACCGGCTGGACGGGCGGGCGGTCCTGGTCTTCTGGCCCCTGTGGCGGGTGCGCTGGCTCCACTGA